TCTGTTTTGGTTGATGACAAAAAAAAAGATTTGTGTATATTGTTTATTTTAAAAGTTAGGTTTGATTTTTAAGAAAAAAATTATACTCATTATTATATATAGATTTTTAAAATTCAAATATTTTAAATTAGATAACTATTTGAAAAATGTCATTTTAAAATATTTCTAAATAAAATTTGTAAACAAAATTAAAATTAGATAACTATTGATGCAATTATAATTTGAAATTATTAAAATTTGTAAACAAAAATAATTTTCCCCTTAGAATATACAAATTAAAATATAGATTTTTTAAATCTAATAAGGTGACAATAGAAATGTCGTAGCACAGTTGTAAGAAAGACTGTATTATGTCCGCTAGACCAAGGTTTTATTCTCAACAAATACAACTTTTTAAAAGAGTTCTCCATTACAAAACGACGTTGTTTTTGTCTAAAATAACGGTTGACTAACGCGATGTTAGGCAAGATAGATTTATGCACACGATTCAGAATTTAGGTATACTATTCAAGTTATTTTTTTTTAGTTTAGGTCATATTTAACAATTATCTTTAGTTTGGATATAAAAATGGCATATAGAAAAAAAGCCATTTTTCCTAATTCCACTGTGCAAATAAATCTTGGCCCAATCTACACATTTGGCCTATTTATTTGCCCAGCCCAAAAAAAAATTTTCAGTAAAATGTTGGTTTATACAATTCGTTTGGACCAAATTTAATTTATTTTTTATTTTTATTTTTATTTATTTATTTATTTTATTTTTTTGTAAATTAATGGGAGAAAGAGATTGTCTGTAATTTAGTTTTTATTTACAGGTTTATGAATCTTAAAATTTTGTTTTTAACGTAAAATTTGTATATTATATAATATCATATTATGCATACGAATTCGGTTTTTCTTTTTTTACAACCATACGAATTGGGTATAGAACCGTATTATATTTACAAAAATACAAAAAATATTTTCCAAGAATTCCAAACAAGTAATTTATATGAGCCAAGTGTAATGTCCTCATGTTCAGCTTATACATAGATGCATTTTGTTCTTGGATATGAATATTATTTTTTGGTCAGTTATGAATTTCATTTAGATATTAAAATACAGATATACTATGTTATTAAATTAACTATTTTCCAAAGCATGTTTATATGTGAATATCTCCATTTTTTAGATTTAAAGATACTTTATTTGGTTTAAGAAAACATTATAATGAAAAGAACTAAAATTAAAAGTTTAACTAAAAATATTGTTAAATAAAAAAATTTAAATTCTTAAATCTTGATAATAATATTTTAGTTTATTGAATATATCATTGTAAAGATTAGTTCTGAAAGAATATCATAGATACTGTTCTGATGCAACGAATAGTAAGAGGAAAATATATGTCCTTGCAGAAATGAATATATCGCTATTGTTTACTCGCTAAAAGAAACTCATCTCACCGCAACTACCTCTAGGTCAACAAATTGCCATAATGAGAGGATGTATTTATTTCGGTATGTATCATGCATGTAGATAATTAAAGAGATTGACAATTACTATGTGAACTCAAAAGAGAGTTGCATCATCAGAAAGCAGCGATGGAAACCAAGTCATCGAAATCCAGCGTCCTCCTATATGTTCTTGTTCTTGCGCTGGTCCTGTCTCCAATACTCCCATGTCAAGCAGCTAGTGTGCATCTAGGAGGTAAGCTAGTTGATCTCTCAATTTTCCCATCTTCTATGTTACCCTATGTTTAGGCTTTCTTATGGAGAGAAAATTATTATTTTTTATTAATTTTTTAATGGAGAGAAAATTATGTTTTGATGGAAAGGTGGAAGCCCTGGAGGGCGTAAGCTGATGGCACCGTCACCACCAGTTCGCATGTGTCCACAGTGTGTGTGTTGTGCACCGGCGCCCCCTGGATATTGCTGCCCATGTCGCTGTCCTGGTGGTCCCTAAAGATTGTGAACTTTGCTATCAAAGATAATACTGTGAAGTGTTTGATATATGTGTAATATTTATATGTATGAATAAGTAAACAAGAAGTGTACTCTTTTTGTTTCTAATAAGAAATTTTTGAATATCCGCCGATGAGTTTGAAAATGTATATAAGTTGGTTTTGAAAGATAACAGTTTTTTTTTTTTTTGATAAGTAAAAAAAGAAAACTGTTGGTTTTGGTGTTCTTTTTCCTTGGATATGATGAAGGACTATAAAAGCATTGAAATGCTGATTTATTGAGTTCTAATACAGTGTTGAAAATCTATCGGGGTTTGAAAAAATGTTATAGGGAGAAATAGCTAATTGGTTTCTCCAATTTATTATGTTCTACATGAAGTACTCCAAAAAAAAAATTTGTTGAATC
The DNA window shown above is from Brassica oleracea var. oleracea cultivar TO1000 chromosome C3, BOL, whole genome shotgun sequence and carries:
- the LOC106334288 gene encoding uncharacterized protein LOC106334288 is translated as METKSSKSSVLLYVLVLALVLSPILPCQAASVHLGGGSPGGRKLMAPSPPVRMCPQCVCCAPAPPGYCCPCRCPGGP